The DNA window GGATGACGGTGACGCTGCTGCTATTGGCCGGAGTATTGCTGGTTGGCTTCGTGGTGACCTGGCTATGGGCTCCTGAGACCAAAGCGCTGCCGCTGGTGGCGGCCGGAAGCGGCGACCAAAGACAAGGAGGTAAAAATGAACATTCTATTGGCGTTTAAACCAGAGCCTGATGCCAGCATGTTGGCAGAAAAGGACTGGCAGGCTGCCGCGCTGGATACCTGCGGGCCAGATGTTTCGCTATTGCGCAGCGCTATTGGTGCCGATGAACAGGCCGCCGCCGCGCTGCTGCTGACACAGCGTGGTGCGGGCTGTGAGATGACTCTGACCGCATTAAGCATTGGTGATGAACGTGCGCTGCACTGGCTACGCTACTTTGCCGCGTTAGGGTTTGAGCGGCAGGTACTGCTGGAGGCAGCTGGAGACCTGCGATTTGCACCATCGTTTATTGCCGGACAGCTTGCCGACTGGCAGCGCAGCCACGGTGCGGAACTGATTGTCACTGGCTGTCAGAGCAGCGAGAGTCAGAATGGGCAAACGCCGTTTTTGCTGGCGGAAATGCTGGACTGGCCCTGTTTTACCCAGGTCGAACGTTTTACCCTTGAGCCACCTTTTGTTGTCGTCGAGCAGCGAACGATATCTGGTATCCGCCGCTGTCGGGTACGTCTGCCCGCGGTGATTGCGGTCAGGCAGTGTGGCGAAGTGGCGCTGCCGGTTCCCGGTATGCGCCAGCGTCTGGCAGCGACAAAGGCGGAGGTTGTACGCCAGGCTGTGACCGTCGAGGTGATGCCCGTAGTTCAGTGTTTGCGTCTGACTCGCCCGGAACAGCGGCGCTGTGCGGTGATAATCGAGGGAACAACGGCGCAGGAGAAAGCCAGAAGCC is part of the Klebsiella huaxiensis genome and encodes:
- a CDS encoding adenine nucleotide alpha hydrolase family protein, which codes for MNILLAFKPEPDASMLAEKDWQAAALDTCGPDVSLLRSAIGADEQAAAALLLTQRGAGCEMTLTALSIGDERALHWLRYFAALGFERQVLLEAAGDLRFAPSFIAGQLADWQRSHGAELIVTGCQSSESQNGQTPFLLAEMLDWPCFTQVERFTLEPPFVVVEQRTISGIRRCRVRLPAVIAVRQCGEVALPVPGMRQRLAATKAEVVRQAVTVEVMPVVQCLRLTRPEQRRCAVIIEGTTAQEKARSLWENYLRQRMKP